A single Myxococcales bacterium DNA region contains:
- a CDS encoding type II toxin-antitoxin system VapC family toxin has translation MLIPDVNVLIYAHRAESPEHDRYAQWLIGLARGPEPFALSDLGASGFVRIVTNPKIWEAPTDTSVAIAFIDRLRSRSHARPLTHGASSWRIFADLCAQAKARGKLVADAYHAALAIEHGCELVTCDGDFARFAGLRHRHPLARS, from the coding sequence GTGCTGATTCCTGACGTCAACGTCCTCATCTACGCGCATCGCGCAGAGTCCCCCGAACACGATCGATACGCGCAATGGCTGATCGGCCTTGCCCGAGGCCCAGAGCCGTTTGCTTTGTCGGACTTGGGAGCCAGCGGGTTCGTGAGGATTGTGACGAATCCCAAGATCTGGGAAGCTCCTACGGATACCTCAGTCGCCATCGCCTTCATTGATCGCTTGCGGTCCCGTTCCCACGCGCGCCCGCTCACCCACGGCGCAAGCAGTTGGAGAATTTTTGCCGACCTTTGCGCCCAAGCCAAGGCACGCGGCAAACTTGTTGCCGATGCCTACCACGCGGCGCTTGCCATCGAGCATGGCTGCGAGCTCGTAACATGCGACGGCGATTTCGCCAGATTCGCAGGACTGCGGCATCGGCATCCCCTGGCGAGGTCTTAG
- the istA gene encoding IS21 family transposase, giving the protein MPTERLPMRQVREILRQKWLLGRSHRDIARSLGISAGAVGETVRRAKEAGFTQFAEVDTLAASALERRLYPSSAEAERPRPDCAWIHRERRYPGVTLELLHLEYVQDNPNGYGYTRFCDMYRAWLKQRSYSMRQVHRGGEKTFVDYSGKKPCIWDPKTGERIDVELFVAVVGASNYTYAEATPTQRGPDWISSHCHAVQYFGGATEVVVCDQLRSGVTAPCRYEPGIQRTYEEWAEHYGTSVIPARPHHPKDKAKVETAVRVAQRWILARLRHEKHFSIVSLNERIWELLEDLNNRQMRIYKRSRREMFERLDKPMLRPLPERPFSYGEWKAVKVNIDYHVEVDGHYYSVPHQHVGEQVEARMSAFTVEVIRDGHRIASHARSFQRGRHTTVPEHMPAAHRKHMQWSPSRIANWAATIGPQTRLLVERILGDRPHPEQGYRSCLGILRLEKRYGASRLEAACARAVAVGARSYRHVDSILKNGLDASPLPSQENSSSAAPAAHSNIRGPNYYN; this is encoded by the coding sequence ATGCCTACGGAGCGACTACCAATGAGACAAGTCAGAGAAATCCTTCGACAGAAATGGCTGCTTGGGCGGAGCCATCGCGATATCGCCCGCAGCCTCGGAATCAGCGCGGGGGCGGTAGGCGAGACCGTTCGCCGTGCCAAGGAAGCAGGCTTCACACAGTTCGCGGAGGTGGACACGCTGGCAGCAAGCGCGCTTGAAAGGCGGCTGTACCCGTCCTCTGCTGAGGCAGAGAGGCCACGCCCCGACTGTGCGTGGATCCATCGCGAGCGGCGCTATCCTGGCGTGACGCTCGAGCTTCTGCACCTCGAGTATGTCCAGGACAACCCCAATGGCTACGGGTACACGCGGTTCTGCGACATGTATCGTGCGTGGCTCAAGCAGCGTAGCTACTCGATGCGGCAGGTTCACCGCGGCGGCGAGAAGACGTTCGTTGACTACTCCGGAAAGAAGCCTTGCATTTGGGATCCGAAGACGGGCGAGCGCATCGACGTTGAGCTCTTCGTGGCGGTTGTCGGAGCTTCCAACTACACGTACGCTGAGGCGACGCCCACACAACGGGGGCCCGATTGGATTTCGAGCCACTGCCACGCGGTCCAATACTTTGGCGGTGCCACCGAGGTTGTTGTGTGCGATCAGCTTCGCTCTGGCGTCACGGCCCCTTGCCGATACGAACCCGGCATCCAGCGGACCTACGAAGAGTGGGCAGAACATTACGGAACGTCAGTCATTCCTGCTCGTCCACACCATCCCAAGGACAAGGCCAAAGTCGAGACCGCCGTGCGCGTCGCACAGCGGTGGATCCTGGCGCGTCTGCGCCACGAGAAGCACTTCTCGATCGTATCGTTGAATGAGCGCATTTGGGAACTGCTTGAGGACCTGAACAACCGGCAGATGCGGATATACAAACGCAGCCGGCGCGAGATGTTCGAGCGGCTCGATAAACCGATGCTCCGACCGCTTCCCGAACGTCCGTTCTCCTACGGCGAGTGGAAGGCCGTCAAGGTGAACATCGATTACCACGTCGAGGTGGATGGTCACTATTACTCGGTTCCCCATCAGCATGTGGGGGAACAGGTCGAGGCTCGGATGTCGGCTTTCACGGTTGAGGTTATTCGCGACGGCCATCGCATCGCCTCGCACGCAAGGAGCTTCCAGCGCGGGCGCCACACCACCGTGCCCGAGCATATGCCGGCTGCGCACCGCAAACACATGCAGTGGTCTCCTTCGCGCATTGCGAACTGGGCGGCAACGATCGGACCACAGACGCGCCTTCTGGTGGAACGAATCCTCGGCGATCGGCCCCACCCGGAGCAGGGCTATCGATCCTGCCTTGGAATTCTGCGCCTGGAGAAGCGCTACGGCGCCTCAAGGCTGGAGGCCGCATGCGCGCGGGCCGTTGCCGTGGGCGCGCGGTCCTATCGCCATGTCGATTCGATCTTGAAAAACGGCTTGGATGCTTCGCCTTTGCCTTCGCAGGAAAACTCGTCAAGCGCAGCACCTGCTGCACATTCGAATATTCGCGGACCCAACTACTACAACTGA